From Thermogemmatispora onikobensis, one genomic window encodes:
- a CDS encoding HAD hydrolase-like protein, with translation MKTLIVFDLDGVITSEAAYWDAAGLTLHELLYSPRYWNVTGQSDYQPVTGAEESRHLSRATLPEEEILLYKALAINSNWDTCYAAVCWRLIALLEQLPPASRELLLPLQPWEKGWLARLREALALQRDALGQGCQLVPAGDPPFAESLFAGIVGLDLLNRYDAFASARLGLPIEGVFSRLSPFWDFCRSLFQEWYLGEALYSRTYGRPPAQTGKPGCIYFERPLLPPEALRETLDTLRASGYALGLATGRVDQEAALPLQAYDLLSRFDAEHICTYDAVEVAEAELRRRGDTTLLGKPHPFQFLYALDRRGPSADELARSKPPFIVVGDSSGDMLGGRAAGAVTVATLSGARSEEARRRLLACEPDFVIEDVRLLPSLLTEVERLETIQRLQFETRDKAERLLRLWFARHLDLLTEQVTLTPRPVSLNSFNGTYERDGERYFFKTHVEEQSALSEYYHAELLHEAGYNMVLPLRVVRQEGRQMVIYPLVHWPVMFDLMRAIETGAAAPVSAETLVAAERRACERLLEIYRATGRFSSADEHATAPVHQLFWHRLTGGRLSSFYRGQALPLPGPTGSSQDELRFEELLRCRWVVNGEALSRTLGELLEEAVERLHPRQAAMTIIGHGDAHFGNVFLEHERDYLYFDPAFAGRHAALLDVVKPLYHNVFASWMYFPQETASTLTLSVVLRRGSEGERLEVTHTYQPSPIRQAVLATKLRTFLRPLLAWLKDEGALPADWERWLALALLCCPLLTINLLDRGRIPTTVCWLGLTQAVTLGNLGLQPWPELLAAGTEDGA, from the coding sequence GTGAAGACGCTGATTGTCTTTGATCTGGATGGGGTTATCACCAGCGAAGCAGCCTATTGGGATGCGGCAGGTCTGACGCTCCACGAGTTGCTCTACAGCCCTCGCTATTGGAATGTAACGGGGCAGAGCGACTACCAGCCGGTGACCGGAGCTGAGGAGAGCCGCCATCTAAGCCGGGCCACTCTCCCAGAAGAGGAGATTCTGCTCTACAAAGCTCTGGCGATCAACTCGAACTGGGATACATGCTATGCGGCGGTCTGCTGGCGCCTGATTGCCCTGCTGGAGCAGTTGCCCCCGGCCAGCCGCGAGCTGCTGCTGCCGCTGCAGCCCTGGGAAAAAGGGTGGTTGGCCCGTTTGCGCGAGGCGCTGGCCCTGCAACGCGACGCTCTCGGCCAGGGGTGCCAGCTCGTGCCGGCAGGTGATCCCCCCTTTGCTGAAAGCCTCTTCGCTGGCATCGTTGGGCTGGACCTGCTCAATCGCTATGATGCCTTTGCCAGTGCCAGGCTGGGCCTCCCTATCGAGGGGGTCTTTTCGCGTCTCAGTCCTTTCTGGGATTTCTGCCGCTCGCTCTTTCAGGAATGGTATCTTGGGGAAGCGCTCTACAGCCGTACATACGGGCGCCCTCCGGCTCAGACGGGCAAGCCCGGCTGTATCTATTTCGAACGTCCATTGCTGCCTCCCGAGGCGCTCAGAGAAACGTTAGATACCCTGCGCGCCTCGGGCTACGCACTGGGCCTGGCAACGGGGCGGGTTGATCAGGAGGCCGCGCTGCCGCTGCAAGCCTATGATCTGCTCTCGCGCTTCGACGCTGAACACATCTGTACCTATGATGCCGTCGAGGTCGCAGAGGCCGAGCTGCGGCGCCGGGGCGATACCACCCTGCTGGGCAAACCGCACCCGTTCCAGTTTCTCTATGCCCTCGATCGCCGCGGCCCTTCCGCCGACGAGCTGGCTCGCAGCAAGCCCCCCTTCATCGTGGTTGGCGATTCGTCGGGTGATATGCTCGGCGGGCGGGCTGCTGGCGCCGTGACAGTGGCGACTCTGAGCGGGGCACGCAGCGAGGAGGCCAGACGACGCCTGCTAGCCTGCGAGCCGGATTTTGTGATTGAGGATGTACGCCTCCTGCCGTCGCTCCTGACCGAGGTGGAGCGCCTGGAGACCATCCAGCGTTTGCAGTTTGAGACCCGGGACAAGGCCGAGCGCCTGCTGCGTCTGTGGTTTGCGCGTCACCTCGATCTGCTGACTGAGCAGGTGACGCTGACGCCACGGCCTGTCTCGCTGAATTCCTTCAATGGGACCTACGAGCGGGACGGCGAGCGCTACTTTTTCAAGACGCATGTGGAGGAGCAGAGCGCACTCTCCGAGTATTACCATGCCGAGCTGCTGCACGAGGCGGGCTACAATATGGTACTGCCCCTGCGCGTGGTCCGCCAGGAGGGGCGTCAGATGGTCATTTATCCGCTGGTGCACTGGCCGGTGATGTTTGATTTGATGCGCGCCATCGAGACAGGGGCCGCCGCTCCGGTCTCGGCAGAGACCCTGGTAGCTGCCGAGCGTCGCGCTTGTGAGCGCCTGCTGGAGATTTACCGTGCTACAGGGCGCTTCAGCAGCGCAGATGAGCATGCCACGGCGCCAGTTCATCAGCTCTTCTGGCACCGCCTGACCGGTGGGCGTCTCAGCAGCTTCTATCGGGGTCAGGCTCTTCCCTTGCCGGGGCCTACTGGCTCCAGTCAGGACGAACTGCGCTTTGAGGAGCTGCTCCGGTGCCGTTGGGTGGTCAATGGAGAAGCGCTCTCGCGCACCCTCGGCGAGCTGCTGGAGGAAGCCGTGGAGCGCCTCCATCCACGGCAGGCAGCAATGACAATCATCGGGCATGGAGATGCCCACTTCGGCAATGTCTTCCTGGAGCACGAACGCGACTATCTCTACTTCGATCCAGCTTTCGCGGGTCGGCACGCAGCACTGCTGGATGTCGTCAAGCCGCTCTACCACAATGTTTTCGCCAGTTGGATGTACTTCCCGCAGGAGACAGCCTCCACCCTGACGCTGAGTGTCGTCCTGCGCCGCGGCTCGGAGGGCGAGCGCCTTGAGGTCACGCATACCTATCAGCCGTCCCCCATTCGTCAGGCGGTTCTGGCCACGAAGCTACGAACCTTCCTACGCCCTCTCCTTGCCTGGCTGAAGGATGAGGGGGCTTTGCCCGCCGACTGGGAGCGCTGGCTGGCGCTGGCGCTGCTCTGTTGCCCGTTGTTGACCATCAATCTCCTGGATCGTGGGCGCATTCCGACAACGGTCTGCTGGCTGGGACTGACACAGGCGGTAACCCTGGGCAATCTTGGCCTGCAGCCCTGGCCTGAGTTGCTGGCAGCCGGTACAGAAGACGGCGCCTGA
- the hisG gene encoding ATP phosphoribosyltransferase: MSESRAAAGSGAAQLRLALPGKGTLEGATLTFLAECGLKVQRSNPRQYLARISSLPELEVVFQRAADIPALVHDGDAILGITGYDLLAEFRGHAEEPDEDEKSDDDLVVLERDLGYGSCRLVVAVPETWIDVNTCADLWHLAGYYQEHKRRGLRIATKYPTLTRHFLRRHGISHCRIVTPHGALEAAPLTGAADLIVDLTETGTTLRENHLKLLDDGVVLRSQACLIGNVRFLNQDPQAQRVARVLLELINARLQARNRVLLTAYVPGSGEEVRSLLSMHLKRLVPGFEYHIGSSESTDDPQAQRCRVSGVLQMGTAVADLVEIITALRSVGAEHIDVTPLAYRFGQEPASLRLLSERTAQRP, from the coding sequence ATGAGCGAGTCGCGAGCGGCTGCCGGGTCGGGAGCGGCTCAGCTCCGCCTGGCCTTACCTGGTAAGGGGACGCTGGAAGGGGCTACGCTGACGTTCCTGGCCGAATGCGGTTTGAAGGTGCAGCGCAGTAATCCACGTCAGTACCTGGCTCGCATCAGCAGTTTGCCAGAGCTGGAGGTGGTCTTTCAACGCGCTGCTGATATTCCCGCGTTAGTGCACGATGGCGACGCCATCTTGGGCATCACAGGCTACGACCTCCTGGCCGAGTTCCGCGGCCACGCCGAGGAGCCGGATGAGGACGAGAAGAGCGATGACGATCTGGTGGTTCTGGAGCGCGATCTCGGCTATGGCTCCTGCCGCCTGGTGGTCGCCGTTCCTGAGACGTGGATCGATGTCAATACTTGCGCCGACCTCTGGCATCTGGCCGGCTATTACCAGGAGCATAAGAGGCGCGGGCTGCGTATTGCAACCAAGTACCCAACGCTGACACGTCATTTCTTGCGTCGCCACGGTATCTCTCACTGCCGTATTGTGACCCCCCATGGCGCCTTAGAGGCTGCGCCCTTGACGGGGGCCGCCGATCTGATCGTCGATCTGACGGAGACGGGCACGACGCTGCGTGAGAATCACCTCAAGCTGCTTGATGATGGCGTGGTGCTGCGTTCCCAGGCGTGTTTGATCGGCAATGTGCGCTTCCTGAACCAGGACCCCCAGGCGCAGCGGGTGGCGCGCGTGCTCCTGGAGCTGATCAATGCCCGCCTGCAGGCGCGCAATCGCGTCTTGCTGACGGCCTATGTGCCGGGCAGCGGCGAAGAGGTGCGCTCGCTTCTGAGCATGCATTTAAAGCGGCTGGTGCCAGGCTTTGAGTACCATATCGGCAGCTCAGAATCGACGGATGATCCCCAGGCCCAGCGCTGCCGGGTCTCGGGTGTGCTGCAGATGGGAACAGCGGTGGCCGATCTGGTGGAGATTATTACAGCTTTGCGCAGTGTGGGCGCCGAGCATATCGATGTGACGCCTCTGGCGTATCGCTTTGGTCAGGAGCCGGCCAGCCTGCGCTTGCTGAGCGAGAGGACGGCACAACGACCGTGA
- a CDS encoding histidine--tRNA ligase, whose translation MKKRIERLRGMHDVLPEAYRRQTQVVGRVRALLEKAGYEPVDTPVLERSDLFQASFGQEAWQNLYAFQLHQRELCLRPEYTASICRLYLEHYQQSSLPLRFQYVGPVFRYEAPGRGRYRQYTQLGIELFGGQPLRGDGEIVQLACDILHELGIARYRLELGHVGVVSGFIERLHLDAQTARLLLSLMEQISRSPEGEQAAQSRLEALYPEQVSNPALSASEAGQWRRLASSDGSNQLVAALLNSFSLPFGDEDSRREIVERFLWKIGRSEQRTLVFSALEFLRKLRALAGPPPEVFQELRQLLQRYQLDDDPLEELEQLVTTLMEVTGVDRRQITLNLALGRGVSYYTGLLFEIHASDEEGSDLQLCGGGRYDHLVEAVGGAHRVNACGFAFGLERLISLMPASQWPQTARTQALVIPVGKQDLAYAGRVARLARREGGIIAELEINTRGVTNALRQAARRGFRLALIVGEEERQANMVKLHDLLSGEEFPVAARDLAVTLREGGYST comes from the coding sequence ATGAAGAAGCGTATTGAGCGCCTGCGCGGGATGCATGATGTGCTGCCCGAAGCCTACCGCCGGCAGACGCAGGTGGTGGGGCGTGTGCGCGCTCTCTTAGAGAAGGCCGGCTACGAGCCGGTAGATACGCCGGTGCTGGAGCGCAGCGACCTCTTCCAGGCGAGCTTCGGGCAGGAGGCCTGGCAGAATCTCTATGCCTTCCAGCTCCACCAGCGTGAGCTGTGTCTCAGGCCGGAATATACCGCTTCCATCTGTCGCCTTTATTTAGAGCATTATCAACAGTCCTCATTGCCACTGCGCTTTCAGTACGTTGGTCCGGTCTTCCGCTACGAGGCGCCTGGACGGGGACGCTATCGCCAGTACACACAGCTGGGTATTGAACTCTTCGGCGGGCAGCCGCTGCGCGGCGATGGCGAGATCGTGCAGTTGGCCTGCGATATTTTGCATGAGCTGGGCATCGCCCGCTACCGCCTTGAGCTGGGTCACGTCGGCGTCGTCAGTGGTTTTATCGAGCGTCTGCACCTGGATGCTCAGACAGCGCGCCTCCTCTTGAGCCTGATGGAGCAGATCAGTCGTTCACCAGAGGGGGAGCAAGCAGCCCAGTCCCGTCTGGAGGCCCTCTATCCCGAGCAGGTGTCCAACCCGGCGCTATCGGCCAGTGAGGCAGGTCAGTGGCGCCGCCTGGCCAGTTCCGACGGGTCAAACCAGCTGGTGGCAGCGCTGCTGAACAGCTTCAGCCTGCCATTTGGCGATGAGGACAGCCGTCGCGAGATTGTCGAGCGCTTCCTTTGGAAGATCGGGCGCAGTGAGCAGCGGACACTGGTTTTTAGCGCGCTGGAGTTTTTGCGCAAGTTGCGCGCCCTGGCCGGTCCACCGCCCGAAGTCTTCCAGGAGCTGCGCCAATTGCTCCAACGCTATCAGCTTGATGATGACCCGCTGGAGGAGCTAGAGCAATTGGTGACCACGCTGATGGAGGTGACAGGGGTTGACCGCCGGCAGATTACCCTGAATCTGGCTTTGGGGCGCGGCGTGAGTTACTATACAGGCTTGCTTTTCGAGATCCATGCCAGTGATGAGGAGGGCTCTGATCTGCAGCTGTGCGGTGGGGGACGCTATGACCACCTTGTTGAGGCGGTTGGAGGAGCGCACAGGGTCAACGCCTGCGGCTTCGCCTTTGGCCTGGAGCGGCTCATCTCCTTGATGCCTGCCAGCCAATGGCCGCAGACGGCGCGGACGCAGGCGCTGGTGATCCCCGTTGGCAAGCAGGATCTGGCTTATGCCGGTCGCGTGGCACGTCTGGCGCGCCGCGAGGGCGGTATCATTGCAGAGCTGGAGATAAATACTCGTGGAGTCACCAACGCTCTGCGCCAGGCAGCGCGGCGCGGTTTCCGGCTGGCGCTGATCGTCGGCGAAGAGGAACGCCAGGCCAATATGGTCAAGCTGCACGATCTGCTCTCGGGCGAGGAATTCCCGGTCGCTGCCCGAGACCTGGCCGTGACCTTGCGGGAAGGAGGCTATAGCACATGA